The Erythrobacter insulae genome window below encodes:
- a CDS encoding transporter family protein, with protein MAFNVIKYSLLTGGCLLAVTGTPAALLAQETADPTAPDSQLEAAIELDELRGKVSDLERRDAESQARIDALEARLSTLSDLANRLPRIEGEPLAPDDLVTMRGRYRPPSGFARPADPAWAFVLPQTEVTQSVSGQIPDINKGDQEDEGDTLKEPAQTQAVADVTEQQQGSFGSRLSFELGLGYTHFDDARINLDGFLALDAIFLGTISIDQVTADILTFDPTIRYGVNDKLTFDASVPFLYRTSNFQSGGAGGAAGELIEETVDASGLGDVSVGASYRIARETQGRPDIVFSARGKFPTGRDPFGVEFIEVPNSEGNLQVPEDLATGSGVYGVSAGVSVLKTLDPMIVFGNMTYFYNIPRSFGDIDENPGDQPGRVDVGNAFQFGAGLAFALNDQSSISMSYSQRLVERTRIRLDGEEWRRIVGSQANVALANFGATFALSDQLTLVTNVGIGLTDDSPDMAINIRIPMRF; from the coding sequence ATGGCTTTTAATGTGATCAAATATTCATTGTTGACCGGGGGTTGCCTGTTGGCCGTTACCGGGACGCCGGCGGCACTATTGGCTCAGGAAACTGCCGATCCGACGGCGCCGGACAGCCAGTTAGAGGCTGCGATTGAGCTTGATGAATTGCGCGGAAAGGTCAGCGACCTTGAGCGGCGCGATGCGGAATCCCAAGCTCGCATCGACGCGCTCGAAGCCAGGCTTTCCACCCTCTCCGATCTTGCGAACCGGCTGCCGCGTATCGAAGGCGAGCCTTTGGCACCCGATGATCTCGTGACAATGCGAGGCCGGTACCGTCCGCCCTCAGGCTTTGCGCGTCCTGCCGATCCGGCCTGGGCTTTTGTCCTGCCGCAAACTGAAGTGACCCAATCTGTTTCCGGGCAAATACCAGATATAAATAAGGGCGATCAGGAAGACGAAGGCGATACGCTGAAAGAGCCGGCGCAGACTCAAGCCGTTGCCGATGTGACCGAACAGCAGCAAGGAAGCTTTGGTAGCCGCCTCAGCTTCGAACTCGGCCTTGGCTACACCCATTTCGATGATGCACGGATTAATCTCGATGGCTTTCTGGCGCTTGATGCTATCTTTCTGGGTACGATCAGCATCGATCAGGTTACCGCCGATATTTTGACCTTCGACCCCACCATTCGATACGGGGTCAATGACAAGCTGACATTCGATGCGAGTGTCCCGTTTCTGTATCGAACCTCGAATTTCCAGTCGGGCGGGGCTGGCGGCGCTGCGGGCGAATTGATCGAGGAAACAGTGGATGCCAGCGGTCTCGGAGACGTCAGCGTGGGGGCAAGCTACCGGATCGCTCGGGAAACGCAGGGCAGACCTGACATTGTTTTCAGTGCGCGGGGGAAATTCCCCACAGGCAGAGATCCCTTTGGTGTGGAATTTATCGAAGTCCCGAACAGCGAGGGAAATTTGCAAGTGCCGGAAGACCTGGCAACAGGAAGCGGTGTCTATGGGGTGTCGGCGGGCGTTTCTGTGCTTAAGACACTCGATCCGATGATCGTGTTTGGCAACATGACCTATTTCTACAACATCCCCCGTAGTTTCGGTGATATCGACGAGAATCCTGGCGATCAGCCTGGGCGCGTTGATGTTGGCAATGCGTTTCAATTCGGGGCCGGACTGGCCTTCGCTTTGAACGATCAGTCAAGCATATCGATGTCATACAGCCAGCGCCTGGTTGAGCGCACGAGGATCAGATTAGACGGTGAGGAATGGCGCCGAATTGTGGGCAGTCAGGCCAATGTTGCGCTGGCTAATTTTGGGGCAACCTTCGCGCTGAGCGATCAGCTTACGCTGGTAACCAATGTTGGTATTGGCCTAACCGATGACAGCCCGGACATGGCCATCAATATTCGGATCCCAATGAGATTTTAG
- a CDS encoding helix-turn-helix transcriptional regulator, with protein sequence MLIDGKTLPIEALRAVTPFVNTTHVPKFSCEVPSVMLKNYLQPVPSSTEPARKPVDQPCFDADIMADPSLTRLVDAACECWRSFDGKSRAFVDRQGRWLASDAKAKSLVADKATGIVLVNGMLRAVKEEQANLDRLLSVGTKREALVLKKAFGEGHILLETNSFDPKIVGLVLKDTDDAKSLNFASFEAAFGLTPSEANVMRLILNGHSASEAAELQGLSVNTVRAHLRHCYDKLNVSTREEMWRVVHPYQIG encoded by the coding sequence ATGCTCATTGATGGCAAAACTCTGCCAATTGAGGCTCTGCGGGCGGTCACGCCCTTCGTGAACACCACACACGTGCCCAAATTTTCATGCGAGGTTCCATCTGTTATGTTGAAAAATTACCTCCAGCCTGTTCCATCCTCGACCGAGCCTGCAAGAAAGCCGGTCGATCAACCCTGTTTTGATGCTGATATCATGGCCGACCCGTCTTTGACGCGTCTGGTCGATGCGGCTTGCGAATGCTGGCGTTCATTCGATGGCAAATCCCGTGCGTTCGTGGACAGGCAAGGGCGATGGCTTGCCTCTGATGCCAAAGCGAAGTCGCTTGTGGCTGATAAGGCAACGGGCATCGTTTTGGTGAATGGGATGCTGCGCGCGGTCAAAGAGGAGCAGGCAAACCTCGACCGATTGCTTTCAGTCGGCACCAAGCGCGAGGCACTGGTTCTCAAAAAGGCTTTTGGCGAAGGGCACATTCTCCTCGAGACAAATTCATTCGATCCGAAGATCGTCGGGCTTGTCTTGAAGGATACTGACGATGCGAAATCGCTCAATTTTGCCAGCTTCGAGGCTGCATTCGGTCTGACGCCGTCCGAAGCGAATGTGATGCGGCTGATCCTGAATGGGCACTCGGCATCGGAGGCGGCCGAATTGCAGGGCCTGTCTGTCAATACTGTCCGCGCCCATCTGCGCCATTGCTATGACAAGCTGAATGTCTCCACGCGCGAGGAGATGTGGCGCGTAGTCCATCCCTATCAAATCGGATGA
- a CDS encoding C39 family peptidase: MTAPASQTPLWLGQLSQGTQIERVSVRSWKERKFDNVVRQRADFSCGAAVLATVFNHAFGYDTTEQQVLVNMLKIADPDLVREKGFSLLDMKTYAQTLGMQAEGYQVEYPKLLDLRVPMIALLDIRGYKHFVVIRAAFDDKIAIADPALGNRMMTRKAFEDAWNDVIFIVLDDRFDAEAELFNPPSPISAKRLLATHADLPAAAAAEFGINLGFDFSL, translated from the coding sequence ATGACAGCGCCGGCCAGCCAGACACCATTATGGCTGGGGCAGCTTTCTCAAGGTACACAGATTGAACGCGTTTCAGTCCGCAGCTGGAAAGAGCGCAAGTTCGATAATGTCGTGCGCCAAAGGGCGGATTTCAGCTGCGGTGCCGCAGTTCTCGCAACCGTTTTCAATCACGCATTCGGCTACGATACGACAGAGCAGCAAGTGCTCGTCAACATGCTCAAGATAGCCGACCCTGACCTCGTGCGGGAAAAAGGCTTCTCGCTGCTCGATATGAAGACTTACGCACAGACCCTCGGCATGCAGGCTGAGGGATATCAGGTCGAATACCCGAAACTGTTGGATCTGCGTGTTCCGATGATCGCGCTGCTCGATATCCGCGGATACAAACACTTTGTCGTTATCCGCGCTGCTTTTGATGACAAGATCGCCATCGCCGATCCGGCGCTCGGTAACCGGATGATGACTCGCAAAGCATTCGAAGATGCATGGAACGACGTCATCTTCATCGTTCTGGATGATCGCTTCGACGCTGAAGCCGAACTCTTCAATCCGCCATCACCCATTTCAGCCAAACGGCTACTCGCCACCCATGCCGATTTACCGGCAGCGGCAGCGGCGGAATTCGGCATCAATCTGGGGTTCGATTTCTCACTTTAG
- a CDS encoding chemotaxis protein CheB: protein MKTDFPIIGIGASAGGLDALKSFFDNVPEDMGAAFVVIQHLDPSHQSMTAEILDKHTKMPAKQIEHGATIEPNHVYVIPPNASLTIADNTFELGEAVRTHGVRMPIDMFFSSLASQREHGAVGLILSGTGSDGSAGIREIKGAGGITLAQTPETAQFDGMPSAAIATGMVDIVCPVEDMPAQIKDFLVHQHMRHEAGQDPDAILANDTESLTSIIALLQARIGHDFRGYKTGTLGRRILRRMGLRGIDSLSDYLSYLKDDAKEAEELYRDLLINVTSFFRDPAAFETLDTKVLAKMVAAKPDREPIRVWVPGCATGEEAYSIAMLLIEHCETAHKDCPIQVFATDIDEDALAVGRTGMYASNLLAHIPEERINRFFIKQDGSYLIRSGLRETVTFAEQNVISDPPFSKLDLVSCRNLLIYLQNTLQDKVIGYFHFALNDGGILFLGRSEGTSQLSGLFEPVDKTSRIFRKLATERSLGVNFPVNNLRTRGVNVGILPAGRPKETARIREIMQQQLLRNFAPAAVLTNAKHQVLYFMGPTSDFLEQPSGLPTQDLLSLAHPELRRELRTGLKNAIGSAGPVIINDVSLQHGSTHAKTRISIKPMAVSGETERLFLVTFEKVPTQKSPAGTPIPSSPIDQSAVSDLETKLRDAQEDLQISLEELESTNEELQASNQEMMSLNEELQSSNEELETSKEELQAMNEELSTVNNQLKNKVEELADVNDDLTNFVSSTGIATLLLDTKHQVGRFTPSIKRLFNLIDADIGRPIVDIRQKFEDANFLADVDAVSRASSPVEREIIGQDGALYLMRIAPYRAAEMRSGGVIVTFVDISRRVENERRLQASEARFRSLFENAPDPLLLVDQKGDIALTNSQAQQFFGYDRQALLTKRIEDLMPKRFRKRHVSHRSSYMENMSVRPMGSDLELWALLASGEEVPIEVGLSPVETESGAMVCVAIRDVREHQKAVRDVRDAKAETEAALAAKSRFLATASHDLRQPLQSLAMLTEALRSKVGDPDILDIVDEQRVSLANLRDLLNSLLDISKLEADAVTVELEDIDLDAAVAKVCASLEPEAEKKGIKLSRKIDARIVHSDIHLVQQILQNLIGNAIKFTDKGRVDVVSQIVSHEVLIEVRDEGPGIPADQLSHIFDEFYQVGRDPQQAGVGLGLGLAIANQAARMIGSQIDVQSEFGKGSTFSFTLPLSNVLLPKNELLEDERPAPLTSDCAILLVDDDPSVLKSTKFRLAARPNLKVFAASSPKEVDGLLAEMEPDAFDIIVTDYHLGTARNGLDIIENARKHAGQKIPAILISGDTGLDPAKMKNRAISVIFKPAGGNELIDTITRLLSR from the coding sequence ATGAAAACTGATTTTCCGATCATCGGAATTGGGGCGTCCGCTGGAGGCCTAGACGCACTCAAATCATTCTTTGACAACGTCCCTGAAGATATGGGCGCGGCCTTTGTCGTCATTCAGCATCTCGATCCTTCCCACCAAAGTATGACCGCCGAAATTCTGGATAAGCATACCAAAATGCCGGCGAAACAGATCGAGCATGGCGCAACGATTGAACCCAATCATGTCTATGTGATCCCCCCGAACGCCAGCCTGACTATAGCTGACAATACATTCGAATTGGGCGAGGCTGTTCGCACCCATGGCGTGCGGATGCCGATCGATATGTTTTTCAGTTCGCTTGCATCGCAGCGCGAACATGGCGCGGTCGGGCTAATCCTTTCCGGCACAGGCAGCGATGGCAGTGCGGGCATTCGCGAAATCAAAGGGGCAGGAGGAATTACCCTCGCCCAAACGCCCGAGACCGCCCAATTTGATGGAATGCCAAGCGCTGCAATAGCAACGGGCATGGTTGATATCGTCTGCCCGGTCGAGGACATGCCTGCGCAGATCAAGGACTTCCTTGTTCATCAACATATGCGTCACGAGGCAGGGCAGGATCCCGATGCGATCCTTGCCAATGATACCGAAAGCCTGACGTCGATCATAGCTTTGCTGCAAGCACGCATTGGACATGATTTCAGGGGCTACAAGACCGGAACTCTGGGGCGGCGCATCCTCCGCCGGATGGGTTTACGCGGCATCGATTCCTTGTCCGATTACCTCTCTTACCTCAAGGATGACGCCAAAGAAGCCGAGGAACTCTATCGCGACCTGCTCATCAATGTGACGTCCTTCTTCCGCGATCCTGCAGCGTTCGAAACGCTGGATACCAAAGTTCTTGCGAAAATGGTCGCGGCAAAACCGGACCGCGAACCTATCCGCGTCTGGGTTCCAGGCTGCGCCACCGGGGAAGAAGCCTATTCAATCGCTATGCTTTTGATCGAGCATTGCGAAACTGCACACAAAGACTGTCCGATACAGGTGTTTGCCACCGACATCGATGAAGATGCGCTGGCGGTAGGACGGACCGGAATGTACGCGTCCAATCTGCTTGCGCATATCCCGGAAGAGCGGATCAATCGCTTTTTTATCAAGCAGGACGGATCGTATTTGATTAGAAGCGGGCTGCGCGAAACGGTCACTTTTGCCGAGCAAAATGTGATCAGCGACCCTCCGTTTTCAAAACTCGATCTGGTGAGTTGCCGCAATCTGCTGATCTATCTGCAAAACACATTGCAGGACAAAGTCATCGGGTATTTTCATTTCGCGCTTAATGATGGCGGCATCCTGTTCCTTGGTCGCTCCGAAGGGACAAGCCAATTGTCGGGTTTGTTTGAGCCGGTCGACAAAACATCACGGATATTCCGCAAGCTCGCGACCGAGCGTAGTCTTGGCGTCAATTTTCCAGTCAACAATCTGCGTACACGCGGCGTGAATGTCGGAATTCTGCCAGCCGGTCGCCCGAAAGAAACGGCGAGGATCCGTGAAATTATGCAGCAACAATTGCTGCGCAATTTCGCCCCGGCCGCGGTCTTGACCAACGCCAAACATCAAGTGTTGTATTTCATGGGGCCGACGTCGGATTTCCTAGAGCAGCCAAGCGGCCTGCCAACTCAGGATCTGCTGTCCCTAGCCCATCCGGAATTACGCAGAGAGCTCCGAACCGGTTTGAAAAACGCCATCGGTTCTGCGGGACCGGTAATCATTAACGACGTCTCACTTCAGCATGGTTCAACTCATGCAAAAACGCGGATTTCGATCAAGCCAATGGCTGTATCGGGTGAAACGGAACGGCTTTTCCTGGTGACATTTGAGAAGGTTCCAACACAAAAATCACCGGCCGGAACGCCGATCCCATCATCACCAATCGATCAATCGGCGGTTAGCGATCTGGAAACGAAGCTGCGCGATGCACAGGAAGACCTCCAGATCAGCCTGGAAGAACTGGAATCCACCAACGAGGAATTGCAGGCGTCCAATCAGGAAATGATGTCCCTTAACGAGGAATTGCAGTCCTCAAACGAGGAGCTCGAGACTTCCAAGGAAGAGCTGCAGGCGATGAATGAGGAGCTGTCGACGGTCAACAACCAGCTCAAAAACAAAGTCGAAGAATTGGCGGACGTGAACGACGATCTGACCAATTTCGTATCAAGCACGGGGATTGCGACGCTCTTGCTCGACACCAAGCATCAGGTTGGACGCTTCACGCCTTCAATAAAGCGTCTGTTTAATTTGATCGACGCCGATATCGGCCGCCCAATTGTCGATATCAGGCAAAAGTTCGAAGACGCAAATTTCCTTGCCGATGTGGATGCGGTGTCACGCGCATCCAGCCCGGTAGAGCGGGAAATCATCGGTCAGGACGGGGCGCTGTACCTGATGCGGATCGCGCCGTATCGGGCGGCTGAAATGCGTTCGGGCGGGGTCATTGTTACTTTCGTCGATATCAGCCGAAGGGTCGAGAATGAGCGGCGATTGCAGGCAAGCGAAGCGCGCTTCAGAAGCCTCTTCGAGAATGCGCCCGACCCTTTGCTACTGGTAGATCAGAAAGGCGACATCGCGCTTACGAATTCGCAAGCACAGCAGTTCTTCGGATACGACCGTCAGGCACTGCTTACCAAACGCATAGAAGACCTCATGCCAAAGCGTTTTCGCAAGCGTCATGTCTCGCATCGCAGCAGCTATATGGAGAATATGAGCGTTCGGCCGATGGGTTCGGATCTGGAGCTTTGGGCATTGCTTGCGAGCGGCGAAGAAGTGCCGATTGAGGTCGGCCTGAGCCCGGTCGAAACCGAAAGCGGAGCGATGGTCTGCGTGGCCATCCGCGATGTTCGGGAACATCAAAAGGCAGTGCGCGACGTACGCGATGCCAAGGCGGAAACCGAAGCAGCCCTGGCAGCAAAATCGCGGTTTCTTGCCACCGCCAGCCATGACCTGCGTCAACCACTCCAGTCTCTCGCTATGCTCACCGAAGCTTTAAGATCAAAGGTCGGTGATCCCGACATTTTGGACATCGTCGACGAGCAGCGCGTGTCTCTTGCCAATCTGCGCGATCTGCTGAATTCGCTGCTCGATATTTCAAAGCTGGAAGCCGATGCGGTGACAGTCGAGCTGGAGGACATCGATCTGGACGCCGCTGTAGCCAAGGTGTGCGCAAGCCTCGAGCCAGAGGCGGAAAAGAAGGGTATCAAGCTTTCCCGCAAGATCGATGCCCGGATCGTTCATTCGGACATTCATCTGGTGCAACAGATCCTTCAGAATCTGATCGGCAATGCAATCAAGTTCACCGACAAGGGCCGCGTCGATGTTGTTTCGCAGATTGTCAGCCACGAAGTCTTGATCGAAGTCCGGGATGAAGGGCCCGGTATTCCAGCCGATCAATTGTCGCATATCTTCGACGAATTCTACCAGGTTGGAAGAGACCCGCAGCAAGCCGGAGTCGGGCTCGGACTTGGCTTGGCGATTGCGAATCAGGCCGCTCGAATGATCGGCAGCCAGATTGATGTGCAATCGGAATTTGGCAAAGGCTCAACGTTCTCGTTCACATTGCCATTGAGCAATGTGCTGTTGCCCAAAAACGAGCTGTTGGAAGACGAACGACCTGCGCCATTGACCAGCGATTGCGCAATCCTGTTGGTGGATGATGATCCGTCCGTTCTCAAATCCACAAAATTCCGGCTGGCGGCACGCCCCAATCTAAAAGTTTTCGCCGCGAGCTCTCCCAAAGAGGTCGATGGTCTTCTTGCGGAGATGGAGCCCGATGCATTCGATATCATCGTCACAGATTACCACCTCGGCACGGCACGCAACGGGCTGGACATCATTGAAAATGCGCGAAAACATGCAGGGCAAAAGATTCCAGCCATACTCATATCGGGTGATACCGGGCTGGACCCGGCAAAGATGAAAAATCGCGCCATCAGCGTCATTTTCAAACCCGCTGGCGGCAACGAGCTAATTGACACGATCACACGCCTGCTGTCGCGCTGA
- a CDS encoding acyl carrier protein: MKRADARSVILEEIESIAPDVAPVSIGDDEDIREALDLDSMDIFNLIAALHLRLNVAIPDRDVAQFVTIGGGAAWLADNIRSA, encoded by the coding sequence ATGAAGCGCGCAGATGCCCGCTCGGTGATCCTGGAAGAGATCGAAAGTATCGCTCCCGATGTCGCCCCCGTTTCAATCGGCGATGATGAGGATATTCGCGAGGCGCTTGACCTCGATTCAATGGATATCTTCAATCTGATCGCCGCCCTGCACCTTCGCCTGAATGTGGCCATACCAGACCGTGACGTGGCGCAATTCGTGACCATCGGCGGCGGTGCCGCTTGGCTGGCCGACAATATCCGATCCGCCTAG
- a CDS encoding alpha-ketoacid dehydrogenase subunit beta, with protein sequence MTQISYREAVRGAIRRAMQQDKRVFLMGEDVGHYGGCYAVSKGLLEEFGPDRIRDTPLSESAFTGAGIGAAMGGMRPIVEIMTCNFSLLALDQIMNNAATIRHMSGGQFNVPIVIRLATGGGRQLAAQHSHSLEGWYAHIPGIRVLAPGTVEDAGGMLSAALNDPDPVLIFENALLYNDTAEIDEPVDVDIDHAAVRREGNNISLITYGGSLGKTLAAAEQLEADGISAEVIDLRVLRPLDDDTILASIAKTRRCVIIDEGWRSGSISAEIMARIIEQRFWDLDAPLARVCSEEVPMPYAKHLEEAALPSLQKIVAAARAAVGR encoded by the coding sequence GTGACACAAATCAGCTATAGGGAGGCCGTGCGCGGCGCGATCCGCCGGGCGATGCAGCAAGATAAGCGCGTCTTCCTGATGGGCGAGGATGTTGGCCATTATGGCGGCTGCTACGCGGTGTCCAAGGGGCTGCTGGAGGAATTCGGGCCCGACCGGATCCGCGACACCCCGCTTTCGGAAAGCGCGTTCACCGGAGCCGGGATCGGGGCGGCAATGGGCGGAATGCGGCCCATAGTCGAAATCATGACCTGCAATTTTTCGCTGCTCGCACTCGATCAGATCATGAACAACGCCGCGACCATTCGGCATATGTCGGGCGGGCAATTCAACGTGCCGATAGTCATCCGGCTGGCGACCGGTGGAGGCAGGCAGCTCGCCGCGCAGCATTCGCACAGCCTAGAGGGGTGGTACGCCCACATTCCCGGCATTCGCGTCCTCGCCCCGGGGACTGTCGAAGACGCCGGAGGAATGCTGAGCGCTGCATTGAATGATCCTGACCCGGTGCTGATCTTCGAAAATGCGTTGTTGTATAATGACACCGCCGAAATCGATGAACCGGTGGATGTGGACATCGACCACGCAGCGGTCCGCCGTGAAGGGAACAACATCAGCCTGATTACCTATGGCGGGTCTTTGGGCAAGACTCTCGCCGCTGCCGAGCAGCTGGAGGCCGATGGCATTTCGGCCGAAGTGATTGACCTTCGCGTCCTTCGACCGCTCGACGATGACACAATCCTTGCAAGCATTGCCAAGACCCGCCGATGCGTGATCATCGATGAAGGCTGGCGGTCGGGCAGCATTTCCGCCGAAATCATGGCTCGTATTATCGAGCAAAGGTTCTGGGATCTCGACGCGCCGCTTGCCCGCGTTTGCAGCGAAGAGGTTCCGATGCCCTATGCAAAGCATCTGGAAGAGGCCGCGCTGCCCAGCCTCCAAAAAATCGTAGCTGCCGCGCGGGCGGCGGTTGGGCGCTGA
- a CDS encoding peptidoglycan-binding domain-containing protein, with amino-acid sequence MMSSTIKYIAAAAAAMAAMPGFAQAQAQDKRFAVEGPGILTCSDFLAAQEDKRSLEYQRFIGFAEGYLSAANLYEPNTFDLSPWHNAAAFDLILGTHCQQNESELITNVLQRMVSSFRPLRVAEFSPMLEVGNGEYRAFVYETILRRAQAALTQLGFYAGPEDAQYSPALKDGFLKFQRARELLETGVPDPVTLWTLLNP; translated from the coding sequence ATGATGAGTTCAACCATCAAATACATCGCCGCAGCTGCTGCCGCGATGGCCGCGATGCCTGGGTTCGCGCAGGCGCAGGCGCAGGACAAACGTTTCGCAGTGGAGGGTCCGGGTATTCTCACGTGCAGCGATTTTCTTGCCGCACAAGAGGACAAGAGGTCGTTGGAATATCAGCGATTTATCGGCTTTGCCGAAGGATACCTCAGTGCCGCCAACCTCTACGAGCCAAATACGTTCGATCTGTCTCCTTGGCATAACGCCGCAGCGTTCGACCTTATTCTGGGTACGCATTGCCAGCAAAATGAAAGCGAGCTGATCACCAACGTGTTGCAGCGGATGGTTTCCAGCTTTCGGCCACTGAGAGTCGCTGAATTTTCACCGATGCTTGAGGTGGGGAACGGCGAATACCGGGCATTTGTGTACGAAACGATCCTGCGGCGGGCGCAGGCGGCGTTGACCCAGCTTGGCTTCTACGCAGGGCCGGAAGATGCCCAATATTCCCCTGCTCTCAAGGATGGATTTCTCAAATTTCAGCGCGCGCGCGAGCTTCTTGAAACAGGCGTGCCCGATCCAGTCACCTTGTGGACCCTGCTCAATCCGTAG
- a CDS encoding dihydrolipoamide acetyltransferase family protein, producing the protein MGTFVMPSLGADMATGTLVEWLKQPGDELRHGDIIAVVETDKGAIEVEVFEDGRLTELLVEPGSAVPVGTALARIGEESAQGSATAPKVQSTHPLPPQQPASTPAGEPGLVHAEGLRVSPAARRLATELGVDLVSVNGSGPDGAIVRDDIVAKARTRTPQSPAKKAAAKPAASGAPSAAPDLAPMRRAIAAAMMRSKREIPHYYLTHRFDVSPTLQWLEQCNAERPPPERLLLAPLLLKALALALDTFPEFNGFYGEEGFTQSADIHVGTAISIRGGGLAAPAIRETSSLTSREIMIKLRDLVARTRKGEFRSSEIADATITVSSLGDRGVESLLPVIYPPQVAIIGFGSVERRPWATGDAIAIRPVLTATLAGDHRANDGHRGALLLRRIEEILTKPEAL; encoded by the coding sequence ATGGGAACCTTTGTCATGCCCTCGCTCGGCGCCGATATGGCAACAGGAACGCTGGTGGAATGGCTAAAGCAGCCCGGCGATGAACTGCGACACGGCGATATCATCGCCGTGGTCGAAACAGACAAGGGCGCAATCGAAGTCGAAGTGTTCGAGGACGGTAGGCTTACCGAATTGTTGGTCGAGCCCGGCAGCGCAGTCCCGGTCGGGACGGCGCTGGCCCGCATTGGTGAAGAAAGCGCGCAAGGTTCTGCAACAGCGCCCAAGGTGCAATCAACACACCCTTTGCCACCTCAGCAGCCGGCATCCACGCCAGCGGGCGAACCTGGCTTAGTTCACGCAGAGGGGCTGCGCGTTTCACCTGCCGCGCGGCGATTGGCCACCGAACTGGGGGTTGATCTTGTGTCGGTAAACGGCAGCGGGCCCGACGGAGCGATCGTGCGTGATGATATCGTCGCAAAAGCACGCACCCGCACGCCGCAAAGCCCGGCAAAAAAGGCTGCGGCAAAGCCAGCGGCAAGCGGTGCGCCAAGCGCTGCGCCCGATCTCGCCCCCATGCGCCGCGCAATCGCCGCCGCAATGATGCGATCCAAACGCGAGATCCCTCATTACTACCTCACACATCGGTTCGACGTATCACCGACGCTTCAATGGCTAGAGCAATGCAATGCCGAAAGGCCGCCGCCAGAACGACTGCTACTCGCTCCGCTGCTGCTCAAGGCGCTCGCGCTGGCGCTGGATACCTTCCCCGAATTCAACGGTTTCTATGGTGAAGAGGGCTTCACGCAAAGCGCAGACATTCACGTTGGCACTGCGATATCCATCCGCGGCGGTGGTCTGGCTGCGCCCGCCATTCGAGAGACCTCGTCGCTGACGTCCCGCGAGATAATGATCAAGCTGCGCGACCTTGTCGCCCGCACACGGAAAGGTGAGTTTCGTTCCTCGGAAATCGCCGATGCGACCATCACAGTTTCCAGCTTGGGAGATCGCGGCGTGGAAAGCCTGCTACCGGTTATCTATCCCCCGCAAGTCGCGATCATCGGGTTCGGCAGCGTCGAACGGCGGCCTTGGGCGACGGGCGATGCCATCGCCATACGCCCGGTTCTGACTGCGACTTTAGCGGGTGATCACCGCGCCAATGATGGACATCGCGGCGCGCTGCTCCTGCGGCGGATAGAAGAGATCCTGACCAAGCCGGAGGCCCTATGA